One stretch of Cryptosporangium aurantiacum DNA includes these proteins:
- a CDS encoding ArsA family ATPase has product MRVVLFTGKGGVGKTTSAAATAVRAAERGNTTLVVSTDPAHSLADALDVPVGPEPTPVTDGLWAQQVDTQARYERYWGTLRNYLTAVLRHGGLSGVAAEELVVPPGLDDLFALFAVHEEARSGRWDTVVVDCAPTAETLRLLTLPDVLGWYTDRLAPLHRRLSGMARPVLGRELQMLIPDDGVLDAVLRLQGALADVRNLLTDSLTSTVRLVLTPEAVVLAEARRTFTALALHGFVVDGVVVNRVIPDGDDPWRAGWAAAQRERLAEAEESFVGVPLRTVPYLPVEPVGTEALAALAFELYGADTDPVAAVPVEPPLRLDGTVLSVAVPLADRSEIALSRVADELILTVAGRRRLLALPEVLRRRSVAGATLQDGRLEVRFAAAQAGASAGSSAGSSAGSPAGSSAGSSAVGGGDA; this is encoded by the coding sequence GTGCGGGTAGTCCTCTTCACCGGTAAGGGCGGAGTCGGCAAGACCACCTCCGCGGCGGCCACGGCGGTCCGGGCAGCCGAACGCGGGAACACGACGCTGGTCGTCTCCACCGACCCGGCACACTCGCTCGCGGACGCGCTCGACGTCCCGGTCGGGCCCGAGCCGACGCCCGTCACGGACGGGCTCTGGGCCCAGCAGGTCGATACGCAGGCGCGGTACGAGCGATACTGGGGCACGCTGCGGAACTACCTGACGGCCGTGCTCCGGCACGGGGGCCTGTCCGGCGTCGCGGCCGAGGAACTCGTCGTGCCGCCCGGGCTCGACGACCTGTTCGCGCTGTTCGCGGTGCACGAGGAGGCGCGGTCCGGGCGCTGGGACACGGTCGTCGTCGACTGCGCGCCGACCGCGGAGACGCTCCGTCTGCTGACGCTTCCCGACGTGCTCGGCTGGTACACCGACCGGCTCGCGCCCCTGCACCGCCGGCTGTCCGGGATGGCCCGGCCGGTGCTCGGCCGGGAACTGCAAATGCTTATTCCGGACGACGGTGTGCTCGACGCCGTACTGCGGCTTCAGGGCGCGCTCGCCGACGTCCGGAACCTGCTCACCGATTCGCTGACCAGCACGGTCCGGCTCGTGCTCACGCCGGAGGCCGTGGTGCTCGCCGAGGCGCGTCGCACGTTCACCGCGCTGGCGCTGCACGGGTTCGTGGTCGACGGCGTCGTCGTCAACCGGGTGATCCCGGACGGTGACGACCCCTGGCGCGCCGGGTGGGCCGCCGCGCAGCGCGAGCGCCTCGCCGAGGCCGAGGAGAGCTTCGTCGGCGTCCCGCTGCGCACCGTCCCGTACTTGCCGGTCGAGCCGGTCGGAACCGAGGCGCTCGCCGCCCTCGCGTTCGAGCTGTACGGCGCCGACACCGACCCGGTTGCCGCCGTCCCGGTCGAACCACCGCTGCGGCTGGACGGCACGGTCCTCTCGGTCGCGGTGCCGCTGGCCGACCGTTCGGAGATCGCGCTGTCGCGGGTCGCCGACGAGCTGATTCTCACCGTCGCCGGCCGGCGCAGGCTGCTGGCGCTGCCCGAGGTGCTCCGGCGGCGTTCGGTCGCCGGTGCGACGCTGCAGGACGGACGGCTCGAGGTGCGGTTCGCGGCGGCACAGGCCGGTGCGTCGGCGGGTTCGTCCGCCGGTTCGTCGGCGGGTTCGCCGGCCGGTTCGTCGGCGGGTTCGTCCGCCGTCGGAGGTGGGGACGCATGA
- a CDS encoding SRPBCC family protein, whose amino-acid sequence MADSSQQSISIAAPVDTIASVISDFASYPEWVGAVKSVEIVSEYEDGYAHQARFVLDAGVVKDEYTLEYAYAEDLSRIEWTLVESTMMKVQDGSYDLEDNGDGTTTVTYTLTVELNMPMLGMFRRKAEKMIMDTALKDLKKRVESCG is encoded by the coding sequence ATGGCGGACTCTTCCCAGCAGTCGATCAGCATCGCCGCACCGGTCGACACGATCGCCTCGGTCATCAGCGATTTCGCGTCCTACCCGGAGTGGGTGGGCGCGGTGAAGAGCGTGGAGATCGTCAGCGAGTACGAGGACGGCTACGCGCACCAGGCCCGGTTCGTCCTCGACGCGGGTGTGGTGAAGGACGAATACACGCTGGAGTACGCGTACGCCGAGGACCTCAGCCGGATCGAGTGGACGCTCGTCGAGAGCACGATGATGAAGGTCCAGGACGGCAGCTACGACCTCGAGGACAACGGCGACGGCACCACCACGGTCACCTACACACTCACCGTCGAGCTGAACATGCCGATGCTCGGCATGTTCCGGCGCAAGGCCGAGAAGATGATCATGGACACCGCGCTCAAGGACCTGAAGAAGCGCGTGGAATCGTGCGGGTAG
- a CDS encoding metallophosphoesterase family protein, which yields MTRIHVVSDVHGRADALARAGDGADALVVLGDLLLYLDYADPTQGILADLLGAEAGAEFAEMRKEHRFGDLRSVGARLMSDPAGLSAAITEAAKAQYAELFDVMPTPAYCTYGNVDMPKLWPEFVDDKRRMFDAEVVEIGGWRFGFVGGWPRKVLPAAQPRRTTGARPPIVQFGADFSPEEYAAKVAALGPVDVLCSHVPPAVPELRWDTVTRRPEVASEALLNAIEQHQPRYALFGHVHQPLQHRLRIGRTECVNVGHFRATGEPFVLEW from the coding sequence ATGACCCGGATCCACGTGGTGTCCGACGTCCACGGTCGGGCCGACGCCCTGGCGCGAGCCGGTGACGGCGCCGACGCGCTGGTCGTCCTCGGCGACCTGCTGCTCTACCTCGACTACGCCGACCCCACCCAGGGCATCCTGGCCGACCTGCTCGGCGCGGAGGCCGGTGCGGAGTTCGCCGAGATGCGCAAGGAACACCGGTTCGGCGACCTGCGCTCGGTCGGCGCGCGGCTGATGAGCGATCCGGCCGGGCTGTCCGCCGCGATCACCGAGGCGGCGAAAGCCCAGTACGCCGAGCTGTTCGACGTGATGCCCACGCCCGCGTACTGCACCTACGGCAACGTCGACATGCCCAAGCTCTGGCCGGAGTTCGTCGACGACAAGCGCCGGATGTTCGACGCGGAGGTCGTCGAGATCGGCGGCTGGCGGTTCGGATTTGTCGGCGGCTGGCCCCGCAAGGTCCTCCCGGCTGCTCAGCCCCGGCGCACCACCGGCGCGCGCCCCCCGATCGTGCAGTTCGGAGCGGACTTCTCACCCGAGGAGTACGCCGCCAAGGTCGCGGCGCTCGGCCCGGTCGACGTCCTCTGCTCGCACGTGCCGCCGGCCGTGCCGGAGCTCCGGTGGGACACCGTGACCCGGCGTCCGGAGGTGGCGTCCGAGGCCCTCCTGAACGCGATCGAACAGCACCAGCCGCGGTACGCGCTGTTCGGGCACGTCCACCAGCCGCTCCAGCACCGCCTGCGGATCGGCCGCACCGAGTGCGTCAACGTGGGTCACTTCCGGGCAACCGGCGAGCCGTTCGTGCTGGAGTGGTAA
- a CDS encoding AMP-dependent synthetase/ligase, with translation MREFAQPAVYTVPDGADLTDMVWSAADEVPEKVTFRRPSGSGWADVTAAQFRSEVIGVAKGLIASGVQPGDRIGLMARTRYEWTLVDYAIWSAGAVTVPIYETSSAEQVQWILGDSGAVGVVVESSGHQSLVESVRSDLPDLRRIWQIDADAVGLLTADGASVDDAQIEERRAALGPADTATIIYTSGTTGRPKGCVLTHKNLLFEVGNAIPSLPSMFREGASTLLFLPLAHAFARLIQLGAVYSRVTLGHAPDIKNLMGDLQEFRPTFVLAVPRVFEKVYNGAKQKAHAEGKGAIFDRADRVAVAYSESLDSGGPGLLLKAQHALFDKLVYGKLRGALGGACTHAISGGAPLGARLAHFFRGIGLWVSEGYGLTETSPATAANVDNAVKLGTVGRPLPGMTVRIADDGEVLIAGDHVFAEYWHNPEATAVALKDGFFHTGDLGALDDDGFLTITGRKKELIVTAAGKNVAPAVLEDRIRAHALVSQAMVVGDGKPFIGCVVTIDPDAFGPWKAKHDKPADATVGDLANDPDLRSEIQAAVDDANQAVSRAEAVKVFRILPRDFTEETGELTPSLKLKRAVVEKEYADEIAAIYT, from the coding sequence GTGCGTGAGTTCGCTCAGCCCGCCGTCTACACGGTGCCCGATGGGGCCGACCTGACCGACATGGTCTGGAGCGCGGCCGACGAGGTCCCGGAGAAGGTCACGTTCCGCCGCCCGTCCGGGTCCGGCTGGGCCGACGTCACCGCCGCCCAGTTCCGGTCCGAGGTGATCGGCGTGGCGAAGGGCCTGATCGCGTCCGGTGTCCAGCCGGGCGACCGGATCGGCCTGATGGCCCGCACCCGCTACGAGTGGACGCTCGTCGACTACGCGATCTGGTCCGCCGGCGCGGTCACCGTGCCGATCTACGAGACCTCGTCGGCCGAGCAGGTCCAGTGGATCCTGGGCGACTCGGGCGCGGTCGGCGTCGTCGTCGAGTCCTCGGGCCACCAGTCGCTGGTCGAGAGCGTCCGATCGGACCTGCCCGACCTCCGGCGGATCTGGCAGATCGACGCGGACGCGGTGGGCCTGCTCACCGCGGACGGGGCATCCGTCGACGACGCGCAGATCGAGGAACGCCGCGCCGCGCTCGGCCCGGCCGACACCGCCACGATCATCTACACCTCCGGCACCACCGGCCGGCCGAAAGGCTGCGTCCTCACCCACAAGAACCTGCTGTTCGAGGTGGGGAACGCGATCCCGTCGCTGCCGAGCATGTTCCGGGAGGGCGCCTCGACGCTCCTGTTCCTGCCGCTGGCGCACGCGTTCGCCCGGCTGATCCAGCTCGGCGCCGTCTACTCGCGGGTCACGCTGGGCCACGCGCCGGACATCAAGAACCTGATGGGCGACCTGCAGGAGTTCCGCCCGACGTTCGTGCTGGCCGTGCCGCGGGTGTTCGAGAAGGTCTACAACGGCGCGAAGCAGAAGGCACACGCCGAGGGCAAGGGCGCGATCTTCGACCGGGCGGACCGGGTGGCGGTCGCGTACAGCGAGTCGCTGGATTCCGGGGGCCCAGGGCTCCTTTTGAAGGCCCAGCACGCGCTCTTCGACAAGCTCGTCTACGGCAAGCTCCGGGGCGCGCTCGGCGGCGCCTGCACGCACGCGATCTCCGGTGGCGCCCCGCTGGGCGCCCGGCTCGCGCACTTCTTCCGCGGGATCGGGCTCTGGGTCTCCGAGGGTTACGGCCTCACCGAGACGTCGCCGGCCACGGCCGCGAACGTCGACAACGCGGTCAAGCTCGGCACGGTCGGCAGGCCGCTGCCCGGCATGACGGTCCGGATCGCCGACGACGGCGAGGTGCTGATCGCCGGCGACCACGTGTTCGCCGAGTACTGGCACAACCCGGAGGCGACCGCGGTCGCGCTCAAGGACGGCTTCTTCCACACCGGTGACCTCGGTGCGCTCGACGACGACGGCTTCCTGACGATCACCGGCCGCAAGAAGGAGCTGATCGTCACCGCCGCCGGCAAGAACGTCGCTCCGGCCGTGCTGGAGGACCGCATCCGGGCGCACGCGCTGGTGAGCCAGGCGATGGTCGTCGGCGACGGCAAGCCGTTCATCGGCTGCGTCGTCACGATCGACCCGGACGCGTTCGGACCGTGGAAGGCCAAGCACGACAAGCCCGCTGACGCTACTGTGGGCGATCTCGCGAACGACCCTGACCTGCGGTCGGAGATTCAGGCTGCGGTGGACGACGCTAACCAGGCCGTGTCGCGCGCCGAAGCGGTCAAGGTTTTCCGTATCCTCCCCCGCGACTTCACCGAGGAGACGGGCGAACTGACGCCGAGCTTGAAGCTGAAGCGCGCCGTCGTGGAGAAGGAGTACGCCGACGAGATCGCCGCGATCTACACCTGA
- a CDS encoding GAF domain-containing sensor histidine kinase has product MVPPAALWETAALTRLVRGSLLVLLIVLSLASTDAIAPTLLWCALFALAAAPGLIAPERPWPARIGWLAEVIVVSMAAATPPAEEAFVHPAFVLSYLAAPAFAVGAVFGAVELVALVAVAIAALLVSGALQDQLGQDAFGLAAFEWTILAAVAGTVGLAVRRLIRSRSEAVEPEFVQAARLLTQLRTIARQLPGTLDPGSLADRLLDELERVAPADRSAVLTGSGGGRLEVLTQRAPGRVAWETSFDADTPLADTWASQQPQVSARTLDRAGPGTPVSVLVLPMITGVRTVGLVVLETDRVGAYSPTTVTEATEVVNNAALRLETALLFDEVRGLATVEERQRLAREIHDGVAQELVMVGYGIDNAIADLPEGSEAAESTLRLLRVEVTRVITELRLSLFELRSDVDRHGGLGSAIADYARTIGSSAGLRVHLSLDESTARLPAAVESELLRIAQEAVTNARKHAGAANLWVTCEVDPPYAQIEVSDDGKGLGRGRPDGRYGMTIMAERANRVRAELEIVPRAPKGTTVRVVLGGKTRQGTAG; this is encoded by the coding sequence GTGGTTCCACCCGCCGCCCTGTGGGAGACCGCTGCGCTGACCCGGCTGGTCCGCGGTTCGCTGCTGGTACTGCTCATCGTCCTGTCGCTGGCCAGCACCGACGCGATCGCCCCGACGCTGCTGTGGTGCGCGCTGTTCGCGCTGGCGGCCGCCCCGGGCCTGATCGCACCGGAGCGGCCGTGGCCGGCCCGGATCGGCTGGCTCGCCGAGGTCATCGTGGTCTCGATGGCGGCCGCGACACCGCCTGCCGAGGAAGCGTTCGTCCACCCGGCGTTCGTGCTGTCCTACCTGGCCGCACCGGCGTTCGCGGTCGGAGCGGTGTTCGGCGCCGTGGAGCTCGTCGCGCTGGTCGCGGTCGCGATCGCCGCGCTCCTCGTCTCCGGCGCGCTGCAGGACCAGCTCGGTCAGGACGCGTTCGGGCTCGCCGCGTTCGAGTGGACGATCCTGGCCGCCGTGGCCGGGACGGTCGGCCTCGCCGTCCGCCGGCTCATCCGCAGCCGGAGCGAGGCCGTCGAGCCGGAGTTCGTCCAGGCCGCGCGTCTGCTCACCCAGCTGCGGACGATCGCGCGGCAGCTTCCCGGCACGCTCGACCCCGGCAGCCTCGCCGACCGGCTGCTCGACGAGCTGGAGCGGGTCGCACCCGCCGACCGCAGCGCGGTCCTGACCGGCAGCGGCGGCGGCCGCCTGGAGGTGCTGACCCAGCGCGCGCCCGGCCGCGTCGCCTGGGAGACGTCGTTCGACGCCGACACCCCGCTCGCCGACACCTGGGCGAGCCAGCAACCCCAGGTCTCCGCCCGGACGCTCGACCGCGCGGGGCCGGGCACGCCGGTCTCCGTGCTCGTGCTGCCGATGATCACCGGGGTGCGGACCGTCGGGCTGGTCGTGCTCGAGACCGACCGGGTCGGGGCGTACTCGCCGACCACGGTCACCGAGGCCACCGAGGTCGTGAACAACGCCGCGCTCCGGCTGGAGACCGCGCTGCTCTTCGACGAGGTGCGCGGGCTGGCCACGGTCGAGGAACGGCAGCGCCTGGCCAGGGAGATCCACGACGGCGTCGCCCAGGAACTGGTCATGGTCGGGTACGGGATCGACAACGCGATCGCCGACCTGCCGGAGGGCAGCGAGGCGGCGGAGAGCACACTGCGCCTGCTCCGCGTCGAGGTCACCCGCGTGATCACCGAGCTGCGGCTGAGCCTGTTCGAGCTGCGCAGCGACGTCGACCGGCACGGCGGCCTGGGCAGCGCGATCGCCGACTACGCCCGGACGATCGGCAGTTCGGCCGGCCTGCGGGTGCACCTGTCGCTGGACGAGTCGACCGCCCGGTTGCCCGCCGCCGTGGAATCCGAACTGCTGCGGATCGCGCAGGAGGCGGTGACGAACGCGCGCAAGCACGCCGGGGCCGCGAATCTCTGGGTCACCTGCGAGGTCGACCCGCCGTACGCGCAGATCGAGGTCAGCGACGACGGAAAGGGGCTCGGCCGGGGCCGGCCGGACGGGCGCTACGGAATGACGATCATGGCTGAGCGAGCAAATCGGGTCCGGGCGGAGCTGGAGATCGTGCCGCGTGCCCCCAAAGGGACGACGGTCAGAGTCGTGCTCGGTGGGAAGACACGTCAAGGAACCGCCGGGTGA
- a CDS encoding response regulator transcription factor: protein MTDNRSFPSPPGGEASGGVTTVLLVDDHDLIRQGLRHAFERDPGFEVVGEAGSVADALRKAAELKPDVVIMDLRLPDGSGLEATKALRSSRADIGIVVLTMYAGDDQLFGALEAGASAFVPKNAPADEVVASARHAASSPNAFTASDLASAMKRRLTPSGPHLSPRESQVLRLLADGMSVAGIAKQLYVSESTAKTHISKLYEKLGAGNRAQALMTALRLGLLEAPNTPGL, encoded by the coding sequence GTGACTGACAACAGGTCCTTCCCCAGCCCGCCGGGGGGCGAGGCCAGCGGCGGGGTAACGACTGTTCTCCTCGTCGACGACCACGATCTGATTCGGCAAGGGCTCCGCCACGCTTTCGAGCGCGATCCGGGTTTTGAGGTGGTCGGGGAGGCCGGGTCCGTCGCCGACGCTCTCCGGAAAGCGGCCGAACTCAAGCCCGACGTCGTGATCATGGATCTCCGGTTGCCCGACGGCAGCGGCCTGGAGGCGACGAAGGCGTTGCGTTCGTCCCGCGCCGACATCGGCATCGTGGTCCTGACCATGTACGCCGGCGACGACCAGTTGTTCGGTGCGCTGGAAGCCGGGGCTTCGGCCTTCGTGCCGAAGAACGCGCCGGCCGACGAGGTGGTCGCGTCCGCGCGGCACGCGGCGTCGTCCCCGAACGCGTTCACAGCCTCGGACCTCGCCAGCGCCATGAAGCGGCGGCTGACCCCGAGTGGCCCGCACCTGTCCCCGCGGGAGAGCCAGGTCCTTCGTCTGCTGGCCGACGGGATGAGCGTCGCGGGTATCGCGAAGCAGCTCTACGTCAGCGAGTCGACGGCGAAGACCCACATCTCGAAGCTCTACGAGAAGCTCGGTGCGGGAAACCGCGCCCAGGCCCTGATGACCGCGTTGCGGCTGGGGCTCTTGGAAGCCCCGAACACCCCGGGTCTGTAG
- a CDS encoding glycosyltransferase family 4 protein, giving the protein MRRADASPPPTNVRRTLLVTNDFPPRPGGIQTFVHQLAVRQPPGSLVVYASRWKGCEEFDAEQPFPVVRHPTSLLVPTPGAARRVVATALEYGCTTAWYGAAAPLGLLAPVLRRRAGVDWQVAQTHGHEAGWAALPGPRQLLGRIADGVDVITYLGAYTRSKLAGPVGDRAELVHLPGGVNTSEFHPGVDASAVRERYGLGDRPTIVCVSRLVPRKGQDQLIRALPEIRRRVPGAVLLLVSGGPYRENLQKLAARHGVTEHVKFTGSVPWAELPAHYAAGHVFAMPCRTRRRGLDVEGLGIVYLEASATGLPVIAGDSGGAPDAVLEGETGYVVGGRDLSALVDRASELLADPAKAQAMGKAGRVWVERDWHWDTLAARMAKLLSGPRAGA; this is encoded by the coding sequence GTGCGCCGGGCGGACGCGTCGCCGCCGCCGACGAACGTCCGGCGGACGTTGCTGGTCACGAACGACTTTCCACCCCGTCCGGGTGGCATCCAGACGTTCGTCCACCAGCTCGCGGTGCGGCAGCCGCCCGGCTCGCTGGTGGTCTACGCGTCGCGTTGGAAGGGCTGCGAGGAATTCGACGCCGAGCAGCCGTTCCCGGTCGTCCGGCACCCGACGTCGCTGCTGGTCCCGACGCCCGGCGCGGCCCGGCGGGTCGTTGCGACCGCGCTGGAGTACGGCTGCACCACCGCCTGGTACGGCGCCGCCGCCCCGCTCGGGCTGCTGGCGCCGGTGTTGCGGCGTCGCGCCGGTGTGGACTGGCAGGTCGCCCAGACCCACGGCCACGAGGCCGGATGGGCGGCGTTGCCCGGTCCGCGGCAGCTGCTCGGCCGGATCGCCGACGGCGTCGACGTGATCACGTACCTCGGCGCGTACACGCGGTCCAAGCTGGCCGGTCCGGTCGGTGACCGGGCCGAGCTGGTGCACCTGCCCGGCGGCGTGAACACCAGCGAGTTCCACCCCGGCGTGGACGCGTCGGCGGTGCGTGAGCGGTACGGGCTGGGTGACCGGCCGACGATCGTCTGCGTGTCCCGGCTCGTTCCGCGCAAGGGCCAGGACCAGCTGATCCGGGCGTTGCCGGAGATCCGGCGCCGGGTGCCGGGTGCGGTGTTGCTGCTGGTCAGCGGTGGCCCGTATCGCGAGAACCTGCAGAAACTCGCGGCGCGGCACGGCGTCACCGAGCACGTGAAGTTCACCGGGTCGGTGCCGTGGGCGGAGCTGCCCGCCCACTACGCAGCGGGGCACGTGTTCGCGATGCCGTGCCGGACCCGGCGTCGGGGGCTGGACGTCGAGGGGCTGGGGATCGTCTACCTGGAGGCGTCGGCGACGGGGTTGCCGGTGATCGCCGGTGACTCCGGGGGGGCGCCGGACGCGGTGCTGGAGGGGGAGACCGGGTACGTGGTCGGGGGACGCGACCTCAGCGCGCTGGTCGACCGCGCGTCCGAGCTGCTCGCCGACCCTGCCAAGGCGCAGGCGATGGGGAAGGCCGGCCGCGTCTGGGTGGAGCGCGACTGGCACTGGGACACCCTCGCCGCGAGGATGGCAAAGCTCCTGAGCGGCCCGCGCGCCGGCGCCTGA
- a CDS encoding M48 family metallopeptidase: MSSRAVALIAFLVLGAAVVVTAGFLTPWRTAPAGDARPAVTVPRADASTDFSEDEIRRGSVFRAALRPWSLTRLGLGLVIALAFGLTPLGARLVSAVARPLGGAWWVEALLGGVVLGAVATVVTLPLAAWSEVLLRRYGLSTQNWGGWLADQGKAWAVSAVLTAVVTLVLFALIRATPNWWWTWAAAGAAAFVFVASFAFPILIEPLFNKFTPMPDSALRTSLLQLAERDGDPVKDVLIADASRRTTALNAYVSGYGASRRIVVYDTLLKDAPPEEVESVVAHELGHAVHRDVVTGTVLGALGAASAVCGLAVLGGWAPLLRRAGVDSLADPRSVGLVLAIIAVVGALSTPLQALVSRQIEARADEHALELTRDPEAFVSMERRLALQNRADLRPNQFFQLWFGTHPTTVDRIAAAREFAAREGLPVPAPAR; the protein is encoded by the coding sequence GTGTCCAGCCGAGCCGTCGCCCTGATCGCGTTCCTGGTGCTCGGTGCCGCCGTCGTGGTGACTGCCGGGTTCCTCACGCCGTGGCGCACCGCCCCCGCTGGTGACGCCCGCCCCGCGGTCACCGTGCCCCGCGCCGACGCGAGCACCGACTTCTCCGAGGACGAGATCCGCCGCGGCAGCGTGTTCCGCGCGGCGCTGCGGCCGTGGTCGCTCACCCGGCTCGGACTGGGACTCGTGATCGCGCTGGCGTTCGGCCTGACGCCGCTCGGCGCCCGTTTGGTGTCCGCCGTCGCGCGTCCGCTCGGTGGCGCGTGGTGGGTGGAGGCGCTGCTCGGCGGCGTCGTCCTGGGGGCCGTGGCGACGGTGGTGACGCTTCCGCTCGCTGCCTGGTCGGAGGTCCTGCTGCGCCGGTACGGCCTGTCGACGCAGAACTGGGGCGGCTGGCTGGCCGACCAGGGCAAGGCGTGGGCGGTCTCGGCGGTACTGACCGCGGTGGTGACGCTGGTGCTGTTCGCGCTGATCCGCGCCACGCCGAACTGGTGGTGGACATGGGCCGCGGCCGGTGCCGCCGCGTTTGTGTTCGTCGCCTCGTTCGCGTTCCCGATCCTGATCGAGCCGCTGTTCAACAAGTTCACTCCGATGCCCGACTCCGCGCTCCGGACCAGCCTGTTGCAGCTCGCCGAACGCGACGGCGATCCGGTGAAGGACGTGCTGATCGCCGACGCATCCCGGCGGACGACCGCGCTCAACGCGTACGTCTCCGGTTACGGCGCCAGCCGGCGGATCGTCGTCTACGACACGCTGCTGAAAGACGCGCCGCCGGAGGAGGTGGAGTCGGTCGTCGCCCACGAACTCGGCCACGCCGTCCACCGCGACGTCGTCACCGGCACCGTGCTCGGGGCGCTGGGGGCGGCGTCCGCGGTGTGTGGGCTCGCGGTCCTCGGCGGGTGGGCTCCGCTGCTGCGCCGGGCCGGCGTCGACAGCCTCGCGGACCCACGGTCGGTCGGCCTGGTGCTGGCGATTATCGCGGTCGTCGGGGCCCTGTCGACACCGCTGCAAGCGCTGGTCTCCCGCCAGATCGAGGCGCGTGCGGACGAGCACGCGCTGGAACTCACCCGCGACCCGGAGGCGTTCGTGTCGATGGAACGCAGGTTGGCCCTGCAGAACCGGGCCGACCTCCGTCCGAACCAGTTCTTCCAGCTCTGGTTCGGCACCCACCCGACCACAGTGGACCGCATCGCGGCCGCCAGGGAGTTCGCCGCCCGCGAAGGCCTCCCGGTTCCGGCACCCGCCCGATGA
- a CDS encoding NYN domain-containing protein, producing the protein MLPDAVRARVTALAVDLFPGLGPDVLPAQLRRFAQFTPARRARLAGPAVVAQLAADPVFRERLAERAVEAAGPLGAAVAAGTPPGAADPVEVAALAYLARPSHWTTLVEAASATVVAAAESEQVQAAARQVERLTEQLERARVNAKADADKLRSDLAAVRAEADELRARVRELSKALRDSEQDVRRLTDAVSTERGRVAAASSTSDAEIRRLRSRLADAERELELAKSASRAGRVTDEARLWLLLETIGNATQGLRRELAVAPPDTLPGDAIAASAAAAAGSRTKAGGQLWAADDPARLDQLLGLPRVHLVIDGYNVTKTGFPGIALEQQRTRLLAGLAGLAAQTNAEITVVFDGAGRPPAAPGSPRGVRVIFSPPGETADEVIRRLVRAEPKGRPVVVVSSDKEVADGIRRAGAYAVPSVVLVRRLDRA; encoded by the coding sequence TTGCTGCCGGATGCCGTTCGGGCGCGAGTCACCGCGCTCGCCGTCGACTTGTTCCCCGGCCTGGGGCCGGACGTGCTGCCCGCCCAGCTGCGTCGATTCGCGCAGTTCACGCCCGCGCGGCGCGCCCGGCTGGCCGGTCCGGCCGTGGTCGCCCAGCTCGCCGCCGACCCCGTGTTCCGGGAGCGCCTGGCGGAGCGGGCGGTCGAGGCCGCCGGACCGCTCGGCGCGGCCGTGGCCGCCGGGACGCCGCCCGGAGCCGCGGACCCCGTCGAGGTCGCCGCGCTCGCCTACCTGGCCCGTCCCTCGCACTGGACGACGCTGGTCGAGGCCGCGTCGGCGACCGTGGTGGCGGCGGCCGAGTCCGAGCAGGTGCAGGCCGCGGCCCGGCAGGTGGAGCGGCTCACGGAGCAGCTCGAACGGGCCCGGGTGAACGCCAAGGCCGACGCCGACAAGCTGCGATCCGACCTGGCCGCGGTTCGCGCCGAGGCCGACGAGCTGCGCGCTCGCGTCCGGGAGTTGAGTAAGGCGCTGCGCGACTCCGAGCAGGACGTCCGGCGGCTCACCGACGCGGTCTCCACCGAGCGGGGCCGGGTCGCGGCCGCGTCCAGCACCTCGGACGCCGAGATCCGCCGCCTCCGTTCTCGGCTGGCCGACGCCGAGCGGGAGCTGGAGCTGGCGAAGTCGGCGAGCCGGGCCGGTCGGGTGACCGACGAGGCCAGGCTCTGGCTGCTGCTGGAGACGATCGGCAACGCCACCCAGGGCCTGCGACGCGAGCTCGCGGTCGCACCGCCGGACACGCTCCCCGGGGACGCCATCGCGGCGTCCGCGGCCGCTGCGGCGGGCAGCCGGACCAAGGCGGGCGGGCAGCTCTGGGCCGCCGACGATCCGGCCCGGCTCGACCAGCTGCTCGGGCTGCCCCGCGTCCACCTGGTCATCGACGGTTACAACGTCACGAAGACCGGGTTCCCCGGGATCGCGCTGGAGCAGCAGCGCACGCGCCTGCTGGCCGGGCTGGCCGGCCTCGCCGCGCAGACGAACGCCGAGATCACGGTGGTATTTGACGGAGCGGGGCGGCCACCGGCGGCGCCCGGGTCACCGCGCGGCGTGCGGGTGATCTTCAGCCCGCCGGGGGAGACCGCCGACGAGGTGATCCGGCGGCTGGTGCGCGCCGAGCCGAAGGGGCGGCCGGTCGTGGTCGTGTCGTCCGACAAGGAGGTGGCCGACGGGATCCGGCGCGCGGGTGCGTACGCGGTGCCGTCCGTAGTGCTGGTGCGGCGGCTCGACCGGGCGTAA